The genomic stretch TCACGTGGCAGCCGCCGCCTCTCATCATCGCTGTCGCTCCCCCGTCCTCCCTTGTTCTTCCCCAATCCAAATCCCCAGCCAAACCCTCGCCCGgcatggcgccgccgcgccggctgcCGGAGCTCATCGACGGCGCCACCGAGGAGATCCTCCTCCGCATCGCCCCGGAGGAGCCCGCGCACCTCGTCCGCGCCTCCCTAGTCTGCAAGCTctggcgccgcctcctcgtgGACCCCGCCTTCGTCCGCCGGTACCGCGAGTTCCACCGGACGCCTCCGATGCTTGGCTTCTTCCAAAatcagctcgccgccgccgaccgcgtcCACGCACCCTGGTTCGTCCCCACCACATCAGCACCCCCCTTGCCGCAGCTGGCGTTCGAATATTCCACGGGATGGGAAGTGCTCAGCTCTTGCCATGGGCGGGTCCTCGTCGGCCAcgggtccatcggcatgaacctcgTTGTCTGGGATCCCGTCACGCGCCTTCGGCAGAGGCTGCCCATGCCCAGAATGCGGCTGTGCTTCAACTACTCCTATGCGGTTCTCTGCGCCGTGGGCAGCTGCAACCACCTCGATTGCCACGGAGGCCCCTTCCTAGTGGTCTCCGTGGGTTCTTGCCCCGTTGTAAGTGCTCCTGCCACTGACAGGCTCGCACGGGCGTGCGTGTACTCATCAGAGACTCGTGCGTGGGGCACACCCACCTCTGTTGACTTGGGCGTCAGTGGCAATGTCAACAACAAAAGGAGTGGTGCTGTTGTCCGAGATGGCATCTATTTCGCCCTCACCTGGGGTGAAAGGATTCTGAAATTTGATTTGGTCAAGAATTGCTTATCTATTATTTTCACACCAGACGTGTACCAATGCGGTGTTGTCCTCATGCCAATGGAGGATGGTTCGCTTGggctcgccgcctcgccggcatCAAGTGTTCAAGCCTTCACCTGTGGTCAAGGAAGTTGGATCCTAAGGGAAGTGCCGGATGGGTACAATGCAGGGTCATCGATCTTGAGAAATTGTTCCCCATTAACAACCCCCGCAGCCAACCTAGGGTGATTGGTTTTGCTGAGGGTCTTGGTGTCATCTTTTTGTGGACAGATGTTGGTGTTTTCATGATGGAGCTCAAGTCAGGTCGGAAGAGGAAGGTAGGCGAGTCCAGGGTTATTGGTACTATCATCCCGTTCATGAGCTTCTACACTCCAGGTACAGTGCTAGCACATTGCCTAATGTAATCCCGCACTAAAATTTCTGAAGTTTCCTTAGTTCAGATCTGTATATTTTCAATGGAATGCAAATAATATTTATCTATATATAAAACTGAAtattgatgatgatgttggccAGAAAACAGAATACACAACCTACATTGCACCTGGTTTCGGTTCTGTCTGAACTTTTAAAAGCTATTTTATTGAGATAGGTATGATATGCCCTAgaagttgttttttttcctctcttcaCAAAGCAGAGGGTTCTGATCTATTATGTTGATATCTCCTATGGCTGCTGTGAAGCTCACATGCCAAAACCTCAACCTTGTGAGCCTTTGGCTTGCACATTATTTTACCCAACAATTCATTAGCTAATTTTATGGCATTTTGGCTTGCACATTATTTATCCTTCTTGTAAATACTACACAATAGGTAGCCTGCATTGTTTCATATTTAAATACTGTTTGGGTTAGTTACAAATTAATTTTAACTTGTATGCTATTGCTTGGTGCTTTGCAGATTGTGGGAGCAGAAAATTGCCACCACACATGCAGGAGAGAAATTAATCAGTGCTGAGATGAGGTATGGTAGTACCTGGCCAATTTGCAAATCCACCAAGCTGAATCTGCTGCAGTTTGCATCTTGCAGGGCGGTTGCTTTGCAATGTTTATTACTACTCTCTTGACAATTTAATTAATGGTTCTGTGAACCATCATGGTGCCTTTAATATTATGATCAAGATTGATGACTACATTTCAATTTTAGTTAATCTTACATTGGATAGTGTTTTGTTGATGGTTAACAGTTCCACTTTGAGCAGAAGCTATACTGTACGTGGTTGTTTTCCCTGAAAAATGAAGCTGAGTACTTTGGTTTAATTTTCATTTCTTTGTGAAAATTCAGTTGTTCCGATATGTGCATGTAGTTCTGGGAATAAATGAtaccttttcttttaaaaattaAATATGTGGAAATGCAATGTCACATCTAATCTAGTTGTTTGGTCACGCTCGACTTGCTAAGCATAGTTCTTGATATATTAGCAAAATGTGCCTATGAAATAGTTGATTATTTTTTAATTGCAAGTTGATgatccaattttttttcatttacatGTTATTGTTGTActcttataatttgaaacagtATACAGTGTGGTATGAAGCAACTCTAACTTGACGCTTGATACTTTCCAGGTTGTGCTTGCAACAAATTGCCATCGCCAGCAGACAAATTAATCACTACTGAGATACCTGGCCAGCTTAAAAATCCAGGAAGCTGAATCAGTCACTGTTGGCATTTGGAGGGTTGATGCTTTGAAATGTTTATTAGTATTCTGTTTGTTAGATTAATTTCTTATAGGGTCAGCCACCATGGTCAaggcctaccccaacttgcttggaacTAAAAGAGTTGTTGCAGTATTAATAGTAGTGTAAGCCACGTCACCAGTTTTTATGTTCTTCATGGCTAGTTGTTTAAGAGCATGATTGTGAAGACTATGTTTGAGGTTTTGAGCTAATCTTACTATGGCTGGTTTTACATTGATGATTGGTGAGTCCACTCGGAGCTGAATGTGTATTGTGGTTCTTTTTTTATCTGAAGTATGTTTGCATTATTTGTCATGAAGCCATTACAGGGGAACATGTGTATCAATTCTGTATTCTATCATGAAGTAGTTTAGGGCTTCTCTCTATCTTCATTATTTTTCTCTCTTTGTAGATATTAGGTGTGGATCAATAGTCACTGCTGCTTTATCCTACAAAACTGTATATATTGAACTGTGAAAAACATTGAACTTGTATGTACGATACCTTTCGAACTTGTATTGAACTGGCATCAAATTGCCATTCCTCACATCAATAGCTGCTGATCCGAACTACAGCGGTTCCTTGGTACTTTGAGAGTCAGTTTGCAGCTGTTTGTATCTTGCAGGGTTGATGGTTTGAAATGTTCGGTAATCTGTTTGGCAGTTAAATTTAAGGAAGTGTAAGGCTACATGGCCACTTGCCTGTTATACGTTTCctccccgcccccccccccccccccccccccctactGTCTAGTTGGCTGGCTGTGATCATGACTGATGACTCTGTTTCAGGTTTGCAGTTAAGCTTACTTGGGTTGGTTTTAAGATGCACGAGAAGGGCAGCATCCTCCTGCACTTTTGCAGTGAGCATGTTGTAAAGGAAGAGTTACTGATGCGTTTAGTTCCCAAAACCCTGAGGAATGCTTACACAATTACACAATTGCATATTGCAGAAGCAGGGTTACTGATGCGTTTAGGTTGCAAAAGCCTGAGGCATGCTTACAGTATTACAGGGCATTAGCCTGAGGCATGCTTACAGTATTACAGGGACAATGCCCGCACTGTgattgttggaaaagggctacACAAATTCACAGAATGCCAATTGAATCGGCCAAGCAAACTGTCACCTGCCATGAATTAATTGTCTAGTTTTTGAAACAAATAATATAAGTTCACCAAAGAGAACATATATAGATTGTCTCCTCTTAGCAAAAATAGATACAAGAAAGGCAAATAAATTCCAAATCAATATCATAAAAAAATTCTTTGCTAATCAAACTACTACTGAGGCAATGCTCATGTGTGAATTAATATTGTTGTTGTTAGTTGCAGCTTGATAGCTTTGAGTGACCCTATCGTTTGATATCGTCTAGGATCGTATTGTCTAAATTTTAATTGTTTGGTTGATTGAATGGAGTGGACTAGCAATAGCACCTTTTTTGGTTTGAGACATGGAGTAATGGGGTGATATTTTAACCAATTGCATACAAAAAAATGGAGGTATGGCACGTGTTGCAAGAATCCTtctcatcaaaagaaaaatgcatcTCATGCATACAATACAAGATCAAAGATAATCACCGCATTCATACATGCATCCATCTCAGCTTAATATTCGATGTGCATCAACCAAATATCTAATTTGTCCCAAAAGGTGCATATATGGTGGGAGCATAAACATTACAGGCGTTCAGCATATCATATATAAATTACTACAATTCAGTTTGTCAAAGGTTCATCTAAAATCATGCAAGTATGGAGCAAAAGCATGCACAAACGAGCGTCATGTTGTAGGGATGAGGTGCATCAATCAGAAATATGTTTCTTGATGTACCTGGCTACCCACACCATCTGATCAGTGAGTGCAAGACCTAGAAAGGCATTAGCAAGTGCTGGATTCTCACAAAGATAAGCATAATAGTGTGCAAGATCATCCCTATTAAAGTTGGGAATTTCCTTCATCACATTCCAAAGGTTTGGGGGAATTGTCAGAGCAGAAGGTGGAGCTAGCTGCTTGATAGTATCTgtgatatttttaaaagctTCAGTGACGCATTTAATCATTGGATCATCATTGTTTAATATCACACATGTACTAGAAGGCTGTTCAGCTAACTCCCTTGCACACGAGGGCTGTTCTGGTAACTTCATTTCAGAGGAGGGCTGTTCTGGATGCTTCCTAGTCCAGTCAGGCCTTGATGATTTGCCCCAATCATAATGTGGTCGGAAAGGAGTGATGACACCATTGTCATATTTGTCTCCTGATGGTGAAATCAATCGATACATACaatatgaatttctatgaagtGTTATGTAATAGATGAAGGAAACAATTTAATTAAAGCCCAGTTAGCAACTCAAAGAAATGAGTTGATTGCTTATTCACT from Setaria italica strain Yugu1 chromosome II, Setaria_italica_v2.0, whole genome shotgun sequence encodes the following:
- the LOC111256254 gene encoding uncharacterized protein LOC111256254; the encoded protein is MAPPRRLPELIDGATEEILLRIAPEEPAHLVRASLVCKLWRRLLVDPAFVRRYREFHRTPPMLGFFQNQLAAADRVHAPWFVPTTSAPPLPQLAFEYSTGWEVLSSCHGRVLVGHGSIGMNLVVWDPVTRLRQRLPMPRMRLCFNYSYAVLCAVGSCNHLDCHGGPFLVVSVGSCPVVSAPATDRLARACVYSSETRAWGTPTSVDLGVSGNVNNKRSGAVVRDGIYFALTWGERILKFDLVKNCLSIIFTPDVYQCGVVLMPMEDGSLGLAASPASSVQAFTCDVGVFMMELKSGRKRKVGESRVIGTIIPFMSFYTPDCGSRKLPPHMQERN